The sequence TCCTGCCCGAAGACGAGGTCCTGTCCCACCTGGTTGAGCACCAGCAGGTCGCAGCCCTTGCGCTCGAGCTTCTGGCGCGCATACTCGAGCACGTCGCCCCGGCTGTCGCCAGTCTCGGCGGCGAAGCCGACAATCAGCTCGGGGCCGGTGCCGCTGTCCCGGCGCTGCTGTACCAGCTCCTGCAGGATGTCCGGATTGCGCACGAGCGTGATCACCGGATCCGCCGCGTCGTCCCGCTTCTTGATCTTGGTCCCGGCCTGCTCGGCCGGCCGGAAGTCCGCGACCGCGGCGGCCATGATGACTACGTCAGCACGCCCGGCGGCATCGAGGGCGGCGGAGCGCAGCTGCAGGGCAGTCTCGACGCGGGCGGTCTTGACGCCCTCCGGCGGGGCGACGTCCATGTGGGCGGCGATCAACTCCACCTCGGCGCCGGCCGCGGACGCCGCGCGGGCCAGGGCGACACCCTGCTTGCCGGAGGAGCGGTTGCCCAGGAAACGGACCGGGTCAAGCGGTTCCCGGGTGCCGCCCGCCGTGATGACGACGCGCTTGCCCAGCAGGGGCGATGCGCCCGCCGCGGGAGCCTCGCGGACCTGCCGCAGGGCGAACGCGAAGATCTCG is a genomic window of Arthrobacter sp. Marseille-P9274 containing:
- the coaBC gene encoding bifunctional phosphopantothenoylcysteine decarboxylase/phosphopantothenate--cysteine ligase CoaBC, which gives rise to MRIILGVGGGIAAYKSAFLLRLFKEAGHEVTVIPTAAAEQFVGRPTWEALSGRPVSTSVFDAVDTVNHVRLGQEADLVVVAPATADLLAQAAAGLAGDLLTNTLLVTRAAVVMVPAMHTEMWQHPATQANVALLRSRGTVVMEPASGRLTGKDTGPGRLPEPDEIFAFALRQVREAPAAGASPLLGKRVVITAGGTREPLDPVRFLGNRSSGKQGVALARAASAAGAEVELIAAHMDVAPPEGVKTARVETALQLRSAALDAAGRADVVIMAAAVADFRPAEQAGTKIKKRDDAADPVITLVRNPDILQELVQQRRDSGTGPELIVGFAAETGDSRGDVLEYARQKLERKGCDLLVLNQVGQDLVFGQDQTSVSILHRNGDEPQTFSGTKDEAAEAIIARVAEELG